A part of Entelurus aequoreus isolate RoL-2023_Sb linkage group LG03, RoL_Eaeq_v1.1, whole genome shotgun sequence genomic DNA contains:
- the LOC133645951 gene encoding uncharacterized protein LOC133645951 encodes MDNAETSGDIGSGDVASTERDRGHDAASLHSTTTAGSSLSSTSKAAIKARAKLEAARARASYGRREAELKAKEARIAAELSTLQDEKEVAAALAETQFLEEAAELESREGSRMSHFGLASNSNQRTHDYVEQHTKRQSSYGEPPVLETYTPQAPQLSAAAQLPKELTITAPTQQTGRPTSAATQQHTRSVPAVHRQFPDTVPPRQFSPVQSYYPPLRTPLQSNPKDMTAMSDIARYFVRRELVSSGLTQFNDHPENYWAWKSSYINATGELNLNASEELNLLTKWLGRESSEHVKRIRSVHVANPAVGLQLVWERLEECYGSPEVIERSLFKRLEDFPKLSNKEPTKLRELGDLLSELNAAKSEDYLQGLSYLDTARGVNPIVEKLPHGLQEKWLAKGSQYKEQYNVSFPPFAYFTDFICSEARRRNDPSFSLTLTPLKTSNHLPKHEQFERGARYAKRQVSTHKTDVEGNNSTSQMFSSSYKLDDVGRQCPIHQKPHPLNKCRGFRSKPLEERRAFLKDNGVCFKCCSSTTHLARNCKTALKCNECESDDHVAALHPGPPPWDKENKDPPSQYGGESEEKAPGPAVTSKCTEVCGKGQSLRSCSKICLVKVYPKTHPDRATNVYILLDDQSNRSLARSEFFDLFQIEGSDSPYTLRTCAGVSETSGRRATGFIAESLDGKTSVVLPTLIECNHMPDDRSEIPTPEVARHHNHLRSIAHMIPRLDPEAQILILLGRDVLQVHKVREQRNGPQSAPFAQRLDLGWVVVGDVCLGSAHKAAAVTSYRTSVLENGRPSLLTPCPNQLQVKERFSSKVHNATSSSSLKFNIPVLDDSNLGNTIFQSTKDDDQVGLSIEDRMFLDFMDREMTMDDTNSWVAPLPFRSPRQRLPNNRQQKIFDRNHAELAPPLEEGGECWYLPIFGVYHPQKPDKIRVVFDSSAQDHGISLNDVLLTGPDLNNSLLGVLLRFRRETVAVIADIEQMFHSFVVRKDNRDFLRFLWFKENDPGQEIVEYRMKVHIFGNSPSPAVAIYGLHRAAEHGAEEHGLDAKHFVERDFYVDDGLTSLPSATEAIDLLTRTQEMLAASNLRLHKIASNCSNVLKAFSQEDHAGGLQNLDFDDNSTLVQRSLGLSWELKHDIFTYKTIATEKPYTRRGALAVVNSLFDPLGLVAPVVIQGKFLLRELTCNEALDWDTPLPKTKEAEWKMWKDSLQDLQDIRIPRAYSTTTLSTAQKRELHFFCDASVKAIAAVGYLKVIDSDGGCHVGFVLGKAKLAPPSAHTIPRLELGAAVLAVEMAELVQRELDICIDTMHFYTDSRVVLGYIYNQTRRFYVYVCNRVQRIRRSTKPDQWHYVHTAQNPADHASRSVPATELTNTTWFTGPTFLYLPDEVPSSEMEHHKLVDPDTDSEVRSHATALSIPHSKLGSHRFGRFSTWKSLVRAITSITNMLERKRAPVTTGDITKPVTAQLSKAETIIISCVQKETYRTELDCLAAGKNIPKDSPLRKLDPYMDEKGLLRIGGRLKHATLDIGEQFPIIIPAHNQIGKLLVRHYHQKVKHQGRVFTEGSIRTAGYWIVGAKRCINSILRKCVVCNKLRGRTAEQKMADLPPDRLCTEPPFTYVGLDVFGPWSVTTRRTRGGQAESKRWAVLFTCMSTRAVHIELIESMETSSFINALRRLFALRGPAKQIRSDCGTNFIGACKELHMVLTDPKEPNVRKYLGEEGCTWIFNAPHSSHMGGAWERMIGVSRRILDSMLQESSRSHLTHEVLSTVMAEVTAIINARPLTPISSDPESPFLLTPASLLTQKLCTLPAPPGTFDNKDLYRQQWRKVQHLANTFWHRWRREYLPTLQNRNKWQDVKPNLKEGDLVLLKDNQAKRNEWPLALVTKTFPDQDGKVRKIELKVTRSGSAKTFLRPVSETVLLLAANDTD; translated from the exons ATGGACAACGCCGAAACAAGTGGAGACATCGGCAGCGGTGATGTGGCCAGCACGGAAAGAGACCGTGGACACGACGCTGCCTCCCTGCATTCCACCACAACTGCAGGATCCAGTCTTTCCTCAACTAGCAAAGCTGCTATCAAGGCCCGCGCTAAACTCGAAGCTGCGCGCGCACGCGCTTCCTACGGACGCCGAGAAGCAGAACTGAAGGCTAAAGAAGCCAGAATAGCAGCCGAGTTATCAACACTGCAGGATGAGAAGGAGGTAGCAGCAGCATTAGCTGAAACCCAATTCCTCGAAGAAGCAGCTGAGCTTGAGAGCCGTGAAGGAAGTAGAATGAGCCACTTTGGATTGGCTAGCAATAGCAACCAACGCACACACGACTATGTTGAACAACACACAAAGCGACAATCTAGCTATGGAGAGCCCCCTGTACTAGAAACATATACTCCCCAAGCTCCTCAACTGTCAGCTGCAGCTCAACTACCCAAAGAGTTGACAATTACTGCTCCTACACAACAAACTGGGAGGCCTACATCAGCTGCTACACAGCAACACACAAGGTCGGTGCCTGCAGTACATCGACAGTTCCCTGACACGGTCCCACCTCGTCAGTTCTCGCCTGTCCAGTCATATTATCCCCCTCTCAGAACCCCGCTGCAGTCAAATCCAAAAGACATGACTGCTATGAGTGACATTGCAAGATATTTTGTGCGCCGGGAGCTTGTGAGTTCCGGTCTCACCCAGTTCAACGACCACCCGGAAAACTACTGGGCATGGAAGTCCTCTTACATCAACGCTACTGGAGAACTCAACTTAAATGCCAGTGAGGAACTCAACCTATTAACAAAGTGGCTAGGAAGAGAGTCCTCGGAGCATGTCAAAAGGATTCGCTCTGTCCATGTCGCCAACCCTGCTGTAGGTCTGCAACTTGTCTGGGAACGCCTAGAAGAGTGCTACGGCTCCCCGGAGGTGATAGAGAGATCCCTCTTCAAAAGACTTGAGGATTTTCCGAAGCTGTCCAACAAAGAACCCACAAAACTAAGGGAACTTGGAGACCTGCTCTCAGAGTTAAACGCTGCTAAGTCTGAAGACTACCTGCAAGGGCTCTCATACCTGGACACAGCCAGGGGTGTGAACCCCATTGTAGAAAAGCTGCCACACGGTCTGCAAGAAAAATGGTTGGCTAAGGGTTCTCAGTACAAGGAGCAGTACAATGtttcctttcccccttttgcctaCTTCACCGACTTCATCTGCAGCGAAGCACGTAGAAGAAACGACCCCAGTTTTTCCCTCACTCTAACTCCGTTGAAAACATCTAATCATCTCCCAAAGCACGAACAGTTTGAAAGAGGGGCAAGATACGCTAAACGACAAGTATCTACCCACAAGACAGATGTCGAAGGAAACAACTCAACTTCTCAAATGTTCAGTTCAAGTTACAAGCTCGACGATGTCGGGAGACAGTGTCCCATACATCAGAAACCCCATCCTCTGAACAAGTGCCGTGGTTTTCGAAGCAAACCACTTGAAGAACGCAGAGCCTTTCTGAAAGACAATGGGGTCTGCTTCAAGTGTTGCTCCTCCACGACCCACCTGGCGAGGAACTGTAAGACTGCTCTCAAGTGTAATGAATGTGAGAGCGACGACCATGTAGCCGCACTTCATCCTGGACCTCCACCGTGGGATAAAGAGAACAAGGACCCCCCCTCAcagtatggcggggagagtgaaGAGAAAGCGCCTGGACCAGCAGTCACCTCGAAATGTACAGAAGTCTGCGGCAAAGGGCAAAGCCTCCGGTCCTGTTCCAAGATATGCCTTGTTAAGGTTTATCCCaaaacacacccagacagagctaCTAACGTCTACATCCTCCTAGATGACCAGAGCAACAGATCCCTGGCGAGGTCTGAGTTCTTTGACCTCTTCCAAATCGAAGGTTCAGACTCACCTTACACTCTCCGGACATGTGCAGGAGTCTCCGAGACATCCGGAAGGAGAGCCACTGGGTTCATCGCAGAGTCTCTGGATGGAAAAACCAGTGTGGTGCTTCCAACACTCATAGAATGTAACCACATGCCAGACGACCGGTCCGAGATCCCAACTCCCGAGGTCGCACGACACCACAACCACTTGAGGTCCATCGCTCACATGATCCCACGTCTGGACCCTGAAGCCCAGATACTAATACTTCTTGGACGCGACGTCCTTCAGGTCCATAAAGTCAGAGAGCAGCGTAACGGTCCTCAGAGTGCCCCCTTCGCCCAACGACTGGATCTTGGCTGGGTTGTCGTAGGAGATGTGTGTCTCGGGTCAGCCCACAAAGCGGCAGCTGTGACTTCCTACCGTACCAGTGTGCTTGAAAATGGAAGACCATCTCTCCTCACTCCATGTCCCAACCAGCTTCAAGTCAAGGAAAGGTTCAGCTCCAAAGTACACAATGCAACTTCTTCTAGCAGCCTTAAATTCAACATCCCTGTCCTCGATGACAGCAACTTGGGCAACACGATCTTCCAGAGCACTAAAGATGATGATCAAGTAGGACTTTCCATCGAGGACCGAATGTTCCTGGATTTCATGGACAGAGAGATGACAATGGATGACACCAACAGCTGGGTGGCACCGCTTCCATTCAGATCTCCTCGTCAAAGACTGCCAAACAATAGACAACAA AAAATCTTCGATCGCAACCATGCTGAGTTGGCACCGCCActagaggaaggaggtgagtgctGGTACTTACCTATTTTTGGTGTCTATCATCCCCAGAAGCCGGACAAGATCAGGGTCGTCTTCGACTCCAGTGCTCAAGATCATGGCATTTCCCTGAATGACGTACTACTTACTGGGCCGGATCTAAACAACAGTTTGCTTGGCGTGTTGCTGCGCTTCAGAAGAGAGACTGTTGCTGTAATAGCAGACATTGAACAAATGTTCCACAGCTTTGTCGTTCGCAAAGACAACAGAGACTTTTTGCGCTTCTTGTGGTTCAAAGAAAACGACCCCGGCCAAGAGATTGTGGAGTATCGCATGAAAGTCCATATATTCGGTAACTCACCCTCCCCAGCAGTAGCCATCTACGGGCTTCACCGTGCAGCAGAACATGGAGCAGAGGAACATGGATTAGATGCCAAACACTTTGTGGAACGCGACTTCTACGTCGATGACGGGCTCACGTCGCTACCTTCAGCCACGGAAGCCATCGACCTGCTGACAAGGACACAGGAGATGTTGGCTGCTTCAAACCTGAGACTCCACAAGAtagcatccaactgctctaatgtGCTAAAGGCCTTCTCTCAGGAAGATCATGCAGGAGGACTACAAAACTTGGATTTCGACGACAACTCCACTCTCGTCCAACGCAGTTTGGGACTCAGCTGGGAGCTAAAGCATGACATCTTCACCTACAAAACAATAGCCACAGAGAAACCCTACACACGTAGAGGTGCTCTAGCAGTAGTGAACAGCCTGTTCGACCCTCTCGGTCTTGTAGCTCCAGTCGTCATTCAAGGGAAGTTTCTACTCCGAGAACTGACTTGCAACGAAGCCCTTGACTGGGACACCCCTCTACCGAAGACAAAGGAAGCTGAATGGAAGATGTGGAAAGATTCATTACAAGATTTACAAGACATTAGGATACCTAGAGCGTACTCAACTACCACCTTGTCTACTGCACAGAAGAGAGAACTTCATTTTTTCTGTGACGCTTCAGTAAAGGCTATCGCTGCCGTTGGCTACCTCAAAGTAATTGACAGCGATGGAGGGTGCCACGTCGGTTTTGTCCTGGGAAAGGCGAAACTAGCACCTCCATCCGCCCACACTATTCCAAGACTGGAATTGGGAGCTGCTGTACTCGCAGTGGAAATGGCAGAGTTGGTACAGAGAGAGCTGGACATTTGTATTGACACAATGCATTTCTACACAGACAGCAGAGTCGTCCTGGGATACATCTACAACCAGACCAGGCGATTCTACGTGTACGTCTGCAACAGGGTGCAGCGAATCAGAAGGTCAACCAAACCAGATCAGTGGCACTACGTCCACACAGCTCAAAACCCAGCAGATCATGCTTCACGATCAGTTCCTGCAACGGAGCTAACAAACACTACATGGTTCACAGGACCCACCTTTCTGTACCTGCCTGATGAAGTTCCCAGCTCTGAAATGGAACATCACAAGCTCGTCGACCCAGACACTGACAGCGAGGTACGTTCCCATGCTACAGCACTTTCCATTCCTCACTCTAAGCTAGGATCTCATCGGTTTGGGCGATTTTCCACATGGAAGTCACTAGTACGGGCTATCACTTCCATAACCAACATGCTGGAACGTAAAAGAGCACCAGTCACAACCGGCGATATCACTAAACCCGTTACAGCACAACTATCAAAAGCAGAGACTATCATAATTAGTTGTGTGCAAAAAGAGACTTACAGAACTGAGCTCGACTGCCTGGCTGCTGGGAAAAACATTCCAAAAGACAGTCCCCTAAGAAAGCTGGACCCTTACATGGATGAAAAGGGACTTTTGAGGATAGGAGGAAGGCTCAAGCATGCCACACTGGACATTGGAGAGCAGTTTCCTATTATCATTCCAGCCCACAACCAAATTGGGAAGCTCCTTGTGAGACACTACCACCAAAAGGTCAAACATCAGGGTCGTGTCTTCACAGAAGGATCCATCCGTACAGCAGGATACTGGATTGTTGGTGCCAAACGGTGCATCAACAGCATTCTCCGCAAATGTGTGGTTTGCAACAAACTTCGTGGAAGGACTGCTGAACAGAAAATGGCGGATCTTCCCCCTGACCGTCTGTGCACAGAACCACCTTTTACCTATGTGGGACTTGATGTGTTCGGTCCCTGGTCTGTCACCACGAGACGGACCCGTGGAGGTCAAGCTGAAAGCAAGAGGTGGGCAGTGCTCTTCACGTGCATGAGCACGCGTGCCGTGCACATAGAACTCATCGAATCAATGGAAACATCAAGTTTCATCAACGCTTTACGTCGATTATTTGCACTGAGAGGACCCGCAAAGCAGATTCGTTCCGACTGTGGGACAAACTTCATTGGTGCCTGCAAGGAGTTGCACATGGTCCTAACAGATCCCAAAGAGCCCAATGTCAGGAAGTATTTGGGTGAGGAAGGGTGTACGTGGATTTTCAACGCGCCTCATTCCTCCCATATGGGAGGAGCCTGGGAACGCATGATTGGAGTCTCCAGAAGAATTCTTGACTCCATGCTTCAAGAATCCAGCCGATCACATCTCACTCATGAAGTGTTGTCTACGGTAATGGCAGAAGTAACAGCGATCATTAATGCCAGACCACTCACACCGATCTCCTCAGACCCGGAATCTCCTTTCCTTCTGACCCCTGCTTCGCTATTGACGCAGAAGTTGTGCACTCTCCCTGCCCCTCCTGGAACGTTCGACAACAAGGATCTCTACCGCCAGCAGTGGAGGAAGGTGCAGCATCTCGCCAACACCTTTTGGCACAGATGGAGGCGCGAATACCTTCCCACACTTCAAAATCGCAACAAGTGGCAAGATGTCAAGCCTAATCTGAAGGAGGGTGACCTTGTGTTGCTCAAAGACAATCAAGCTAAGAGGAACGAGTGGCCCCTGGCTCTTGTCACAAAGACTTTCCCCGACCAGGACGGGAAGGTCAGGAAGATAGAACTCAAGGTCACAAGATCTGGATCTGCAAAGACTTTTCTGAGGCCTGTCTCTGAGACAGTCCTTCTCTTGGCAGCTAATGATACAGACTAA